The proteins below come from a single Mya arenaria isolate MELC-2E11 chromosome 8, ASM2691426v1 genomic window:
- the LOC128243937 gene encoding uncharacterized protein LOC128243937, with protein MTLCKANMLFVILVSYTVLLDRCTNADELLMQTFSKVLSLDKRMDNLEIKLENSLTDLQTQLAEGLERIAETQKNYEPKLSGITESIQSTISNTVTKMVKSQFIAINTAMKREKVTLRNLITEMNNHMKAIDDEFENKQRNLEDSFLNKSIIIDNQIRAQTENVSDVMNDVIIRTNAQANELKMYFDNAQSSLDERFSNQSNALDYTIERQSDDIGERIREVRNEKEQLKGNFSEAQNSLYKAIDKFKEEMKITTFNLEKALKLRITNQDNQISSLGGRISSNKIDLGIHMSIHRQARDDIDINRQNIRAISNWINALSTHING; from the coding sequence ATGACTCTGTGCAAGGCAAATATGCTATTTGTGATACTAGTAAGTTATACAGTGCTATTAGACCGATGCACAAATGCTGATGAATTGTTGatgcaaacattttcaaaagtgttATCGCTTGATAAAAGAATGGACAATCTTGAGATAAAACTTGAGAACTCGCTGACAGACTTGCAGACGCAGTTAGCGGAAGGGCTGGAACGTATTGCAGAGACACAGAAAAACTACGAGCCCAAACTAAGTGGAATTACAGAGAGTATTCAGTCGACCATTTCTAACACCGTGACAAAGATGGTGAAGTCCCAATTCATTGCAATTAATACTGCCATGAAGCGAGAAAAGGTGACTTTGAGGAATTTGATAACTGAAATGAACAACCATATGAAGGCAATAGATGAcgagtttgaaaataaacagaGAAACCTTGAAGACAGTTTTTTAAATAAGAGCATAATCATTGATAACCAGATTCGGGCACAGACAGAAAACGTAAGTGATGTTATGAACGATGTTATTATAAGAACAAACGCACAAGCAAATGaactaaaaatgtattttgataatgcACAAAGCAGTCTGGATGAACGTTTCTCAAACCAAAGTAATGCCTTGGACTATACGATAGAAAGACAGTCAGACGATATAGGCGAACGTATCAGGGAAGTGCGTAATGAAAAGGAACAGCTAAAAGGTAACTTCAGTGAAGCACAAAACTCACTTTACAAAGCTATAGATAAATTCAAGGAGGAAATGAAGATAACAACATTTAATCTAGAGAAGGCGCTCAAATTGCGAATCACAAATCAGGATAACCAAATATCTTCTCTGGGAGGAAGAATAAGTTCAAATAAGATTGATTTGGGAATACACATGAGCATCCATCGACAAGCAAGAGACGATATAGACATAAACAGACAAAACATTAGAg